One Fusarium musae strain F31 chromosome 6, whole genome shotgun sequence DNA segment encodes these proteins:
- a CDS encoding hypothetical protein (EggNog:ENOG41): protein MADDSYRKEYPQQSRPEDTHSRPQSHYPPPPDTAQRPSDAPPSSMATSVTLPSIHDSRGYGPPPAAPGRGYPADPRYASPNAVNGYPPPGHQPPPGQPQQYLPPLQPQSDPRSSAYPPPPPDQRGYYDDRRPPYGQEAYSTEPYYAYYRGQPPPPGPPPPNGHPGYRHIPAGVYEYPVGHGNAPPLTQAAPRQRTSIACRYCRKRKIRCSGYQSAPGGKCQNCARMNQECIFQPVSSSSSTAFIPVSALPGGVPPGTQLFGAYGQPLAPGTVPAPPPPHAAYQHASAPPPPGNYYAPVQSPTESFSSYGEARTDDGSQLAGRRRRRTSEEQDEGYRLPPPRSAVDEDPRRRSPAEFSNHSSPGGVGYPPYQGARQSPRNPTSGSLPQAATAGSYAASAPGGRSPTGQNGSSGASTPARQGQQSQGGNASIMSLSNLVDKSDIDKTMIERLNRPAPGQPGARRDVSR from the exons ATGGCCGACGACAGCTACCGAAAAGAGTATCCCCAGCAGAGCCGCCCAGAAGACACTCACTCTCGACCTCAGTCACATTACCCCCCTCCGCCGGACACTGCCCAGCGGCCCTCCGACGCTCCTCCATCCAGCATGGCTACATCAGTCACTTTGCCCTCCATCCACGACTCCCGCGGTTACGGCCCGCCGCCTGCAGCTCCGGGACGTGGCTATCCTGCCGACCCGCGATACGCATCTCCCAATGCCGTCAATGGCTATCCTCCTCCCGGCCATCAGCCTCCGCCCGGTCAACCTCAACAGTACCTTCCGCCTTTGCAGCCGCAGTCTGATCCCCGATCTTCGgcctatcctcctcctccgccggACCAACGTGGTTACTATGATGACCGCCGTCCACCATACGGGCAAGAGGCGTATAGCACGGAACCTTACTATGCCTACTACCGCGgacagcctcctcctccaggacCTCCACCGCCAAATGGCCACCCAGGCTACCGTCACATCCCCGCCGGCGTCTATGAATACCCAGTCGGACATGGCAATGCGCCTCCTCTGACACAGGCAGCCCCACGACAACGAACATCAATTGCTTGTAGATATTGCCGGAAGAGAAAG ATCCGCTGCAGCGGCTACCAGAGCGCCCCCGGTGGCAAATGCCAGAATTGCGCCCGTATGAACCAAGAATGTATCTTTCAGCCCgtgtcttcttcaagctcgaCAGCTTTTATCCCCGTGTCAGCGCTCCCAGGAGGTGTGCCCCCCGGCACTCAACTCTTTGGTGCCTATGGGCAACCCCTGGCCCCAGGCACAGTCCCAGCACCTCCACCACCCCATGCTGCTTATCAGCATGCTAgtgcccctccccctcctggAAACTATTACGCGCCTGTCCAGTCGCCTACAGAATCCTTTTCGTCTTATGGCGAAGCTAGAACCGATGACGGCAGCCAGCTTGCAGGGCGACGACGTCGCAGGACGTCAGAAGAACAGGATGAAGGCTATAGACTGCCTCCTCCACGAAGTGCCGTGGACGAAGACCCGCGCAGAAGGTCTCCAGCAGAATTTTCGAACCACAGCAGCCCAGGTGGAGTGGGGTACCCTCCGTATCAAGGTGCAAGACAAAGCCCACGAAACCCAACGAGCGGCAGTTTGCCTCAAGCTGCAACAGCCGGTAGTTATGCAGCTTCTGCACCTGGTGGTCGTTCCCCGACAGGCCAAAATGGGTCAAGTGGTGCGTCCACCCCTGCGAGGCAGGGACAGCAGTCCCAAGGAGGAAATGCATCGATCATGAGTCTGAGCAACTTGGTAGATAAAAGTGATATCGACAAGACTATGATTGAAAGGCTTAACCGACCTGCACCTGGTCAGCCTGGCGCACGACGAGATGTCAGCCGCTAA